The following are encoded in a window of Mycobacterium decipiens genomic DNA:
- the rplW gene encoding 50S ribosomal protein L23: MATITDPRDIILAPVISEKSYALLDENVYTFVVHPDSNKTQIKIAVEKIFAVKVASVNTANRQGKRKRTRTGYGKRKSTKRAIVTLAPGSKPIDLFGAPA, from the coding sequence ATGGCGACCATCACTGACCCCCGCGACATCATCTTGGCCCCGGTCATTTCGGAGAAGTCCTACGCGCTGCTCGACGAGAACGTCTACACATTCGTGGTGCACCCCGATTCGAACAAGACGCAGATCAAGATCGCTGTCGAGAAGATCTTTGCCGTCAAGGTCGCATCGGTGAACACCGCGAACCGGCAGGGCAAGCGCAAACGCACGCGGACCGGATACGGCAAGCGCAAGAGCACAAAGCGCGCCATCGTAACCCTGGCGCCGGGCAGCAAGCCGATCGACCTGTTCGGAGCACCGGCCTAG